A region of Myxococcus stipitatus DSM 14675 DNA encodes the following proteins:
- the thrC gene encoding threonine synthase, producing MSAQGPVFRAEYACSEGCDFRASLLEVVYRCPRCEGLLEVRHDVAALRTVPAEEWRRRFESRFGSARLPDGSGVWGKREWAYPQLPVEDIVSLGEGRVPLKPLPRMASELGLAALDLKECGVSPTGSFKDWGMTVLVSAVKHMRAKGVPLRAVACASTGDTSAALSAYCAAAGIPAVVFLPRDKVSLAQLVQPIANGARVLSLDTDFDGCMRLVQAVTADTGLYLANSMNSLRIEGQKMVAVELCQDLGWDPPDWVVIPGGNLGNASALGKGFELMLELGLISRRPRIAVAQAQRANPLARAFRGGFQELVPMQAQTTLASAIQIGNPVSFRRAVRILEAFDGVVEEATESELANAAARADREGTFTCPQTGVALAALEKLVAQGVIAKGARVAVVSTAHGLKFADFKVGYHRGTLADVASRYANPPVALPATLAAVREALADLG from the coding sequence ATGAGCGCCCAGGGGCCCGTGTTCCGGGCGGAGTATGCGTGCAGCGAGGGCTGTGACTTCCGCGCGTCGCTGCTGGAGGTCGTCTACCGCTGCCCGCGTTGCGAGGGATTGCTGGAGGTTCGTCACGATGTCGCGGCCCTGCGCACCGTGCCCGCGGAGGAGTGGCGCCGGCGCTTCGAGTCGCGCTTCGGGTCGGCGAGGCTGCCGGATGGCTCGGGCGTCTGGGGCAAGCGCGAGTGGGCCTATCCCCAGCTCCCCGTGGAGGACATCGTCTCGTTGGGCGAGGGCCGTGTGCCGCTCAAGCCGCTGCCGCGCATGGCGTCGGAGCTGGGGCTGGCCGCGCTCGACTTGAAGGAATGCGGCGTGTCGCCCACGGGCAGCTTCAAGGACTGGGGCATGACGGTCCTCGTCTCGGCCGTGAAGCACATGCGGGCGAAGGGCGTGCCCCTGCGGGCCGTGGCCTGCGCGTCCACGGGCGACACCTCCGCGGCGCTGTCCGCCTACTGCGCGGCGGCGGGCATCCCCGCGGTGGTCTTCCTGCCTCGGGACAAGGTCTCCCTCGCGCAGCTCGTGCAGCCCATCGCCAATGGCGCGCGCGTGCTGTCGCTGGATACGGACTTCGACGGCTGCATGCGGCTGGTGCAGGCGGTGACGGCGGACACGGGCCTGTACCTGGCCAACTCGATGAACTCGCTGCGCATCGAGGGGCAGAAGATGGTCGCCGTGGAGCTGTGCCAGGACCTGGGCTGGGATCCTCCGGACTGGGTGGTGATTCCCGGTGGCAACCTGGGCAACGCGAGCGCGCTGGGCAAGGGCTTCGAGCTGATGTTGGAGCTGGGCCTCATCAGCCGGAGGCCGCGCATCGCCGTGGCGCAGGCTCAGCGCGCCAACCCCCTGGCCCGAGCCTTCCGCGGAGGCTTCCAGGAGCTGGTCCCCATGCAGGCGCAGACCACGCTGGCGTCCGCCATCCAGATTGGCAACCCGGTGTCCTTCCGCCGCGCGGTGCGAATCCTCGAGGCGTTCGACGGCGTGGTGGAGGAGGCCACCGAGTCGGAGCTGGCCAATGCGGCCGCTCGCGCGGACCGCGAGGGGACCTTCACCTGTCCCCAGACGGGCGTGGCGCTGGCGGCGCTGGAGAAGCTCGTGGCCCAGGGAGTCATCGCGAAGGGCGCGCGCGTGGCGGTGGTGTCCACCGCGCACGGGCTGAAGTTCGCGGACTTCAAGGTGGGCTACCACCGGGGCACGCTGGCGGACGTGGCCAGCCGCTACGCGAATCCGCCCGTCGCGCTGCCCGCCACGCTGGCGGCGGTGCGAGAGGCCCTGGCGGACCTGGGCTGA
- a CDS encoding protein-L-isoaspartate(D-aspartate) O-methyltransferase has product MGDQARADFLSQEGIHDERVLEGVARLTRADFVPEAARGEVAADVPLPIGHGQTISQPFVVALMTQALQLQGHERVLEIGTGSGYQTALLALLCREVFSVEIIPELARSARERLKRLGFDNVFLRQGDGGEGWPEQAPFDAILVTAAPNEVPTALLSQLQGGGRMVVPVGPTGGTQELLRIRRAREPGMLPQVESLLPVRFVPMTSAAALPPSVGPR; this is encoded by the coding sequence ATGGGTGACCAGGCACGCGCGGACTTCTTGTCCCAGGAGGGCATTCACGACGAGCGGGTCCTGGAAGGAGTCGCTCGGCTGACGCGGGCGGACTTCGTCCCGGAGGCGGCTCGGGGCGAGGTGGCCGCCGACGTGCCGTTGCCCATCGGCCATGGGCAGACCATCAGCCAGCCCTTTGTCGTGGCGCTGATGACGCAGGCGCTCCAGCTCCAAGGCCACGAGCGCGTGCTGGAGATTGGCACCGGCTCCGGCTACCAGACCGCGCTCCTGGCGCTCCTCTGCCGCGAGGTCTTCTCGGTGGAGATCATCCCCGAGCTGGCCCGCTCGGCGCGCGAGCGGCTGAAGCGTCTGGGATTCGACAACGTGTTCCTCCGGCAAGGGGACGGAGGGGAAGGGTGGCCCGAGCAAGCCCCCTTCGACGCCATCCTGGTCACCGCCGCGCCGAACGAGGTCCCCACGGCCTTGCTCTCCCAGCTTCAGGGAGGGGGGCGGATGGTGGTTCCGGTGGGCCCCACCGGGGGCACGCAGGAGCTGCTGCGCATCCGCAGGGCCCGGGAGCCGGGGATGCTCCCCCAGGTGGAGTCCTTGCTCCCCGTGCGCTTCGTTCCCATGACGAGCGCGGCCGCGTTGCCCCCGAGTGTGGGCCCCCGGTAA
- the recG gene encoding ATP-dependent DNA helicase RecG — protein MLATVKGLTPVLERALAGASGVNAEALRLLRAALPHVDHPVPEHRKAALRRVVAGLKLGGVVLPVELEGLAEEPPAASPLGREPGARGGGGEPGRDGASPRPRSAEPRGAVGTNASELSAPDARGAMPRSAVMGGGQGGAAPGAQGARPTAPRVDAGAASGRALGTPDVHAEASRAPRQQQDAMFDGPHAAAGSSSASARAPRANAETSRAPRQQQDAMFDGAHAAAGSSSARAPRPNAETSRAPRQQQDAMFDGAHAAAGSSSARAPRPNAEMSKAPRQQQGAGFEGPRTAAGSSSAREPRARGMEGQLEPSARGRALGTDSVAPPPGYVQMPSWRSSEPAPAAPRAKDADPRSGASSARGDGQSYGAHAGLTRPAASPPARGGEPRPAGRGARQASLDTGPESKAPAKARKEQKKKKRAVAAEASRSEAKLLSIAPRSGPLSSPLKTLGKRLGPRLISALDKKGLRRMGDILFLLPRCYEDRRRLLTIAELEPGERGVTVGMVKVADFVPGKQGRRMFRAVVGDSSGSIAATYFNAGPWLKSRFTVGKRLVLSGEVRATMSGREMAHPEIEPAEDLDSATSVHFNRIVPVYPGFERGEQRSFRELASRVGEQYAHALEDPLPPELRRRLELMGLPDALRFIHFPPEDADLEALDAHQSPAHRRLAFDELFFLQLGMALKRQGIKAEQGISFDVSPAFLEKARTALPFQLTGAQARVVEELSRDMARAEPMNRLVQGDVGSGKTAVAMVSALVALQNGYQVAVMAPTEILAEQHERNFRKVLGPLGFQVGLVSASGTAKAKRQVRDAVARGDIHLAVGTHALIQQEIAFDRLGLVVIDEQHRFGVLQRHTLMSKGLKPDVLVMTATPIPRTLAMTLYGDLDLSIIDQLPPGRTPINTRVFNDKQRARVYESIAAELAKGHQAYVVYPLVEESEKLDLEDATRGVEKLSKVFPEARVGLLHGRMKAEEKDAVMEEFREKRIQVLVCTTVVEVGVDVPNASVMVVESAERFGLSQLHQLRGRVGRGAAASHCYLVAGSARSWESAERLAVMEQSSDGFVIAEKDLEIRGPGEFLGTRQSGLPELAVANLARDGDLLSMAQAEARRILARDPEMKSPEHLALVKALEERWEGRLALAQVG, from the coding sequence ATGCTCGCGACCGTGAAGGGGCTGACCCCCGTCTTGGAGCGCGCCCTGGCGGGAGCCAGCGGCGTGAACGCCGAGGCCTTGCGCCTGCTCCGCGCGGCGCTGCCGCATGTGGACCACCCGGTTCCGGAGCATCGCAAGGCGGCGCTGCGGCGGGTAGTGGCGGGGCTGAAGCTCGGGGGCGTGGTGCTGCCCGTGGAGCTGGAAGGGCTCGCGGAGGAGCCCCCTGCGGCATCCCCGCTGGGGCGTGAGCCCGGCGCGCGAGGCGGTGGTGGCGAGCCAGGACGGGATGGAGCGAGCCCGCGGCCAAGGTCCGCTGAACCCCGCGGGGCGGTCGGGACGAACGCTTCTGAGTTGAGCGCGCCGGATGCACGGGGAGCGATGCCCCGCTCGGCGGTGATGGGAGGGGGGCAGGGGGGCGCCGCACCGGGAGCCCAAGGTGCGAGGCCCACGGCGCCGCGAGTGGATGCGGGGGCCGCGAGTGGTCGTGCTCTCGGAACGCCGGATGTTCATGCCGAGGCGTCGAGAGCGCCTCGTCAGCAGCAGGATGCGATGTTCGATGGGCCCCACGCGGCGGCGGGTTCCTCCTCCGCCTCCGCGCGAGCTCCTCGGGCGAACGCCGAGACGTCGAGGGCGCCTCGTCAGCAGCAGGATGCGATGTTCGATGGGGCGCACGCGGCGGCGGGATCCTCCTCCGCGCGAGCTCCTCGGCCGAATGCCGAGACGTCGAGGGCGCCTCGTCAGCAGCAGGATGCGATGTTCGATGGGGCCCACGCGGCGGCGGGATCCTCCTCCGCGCGAGCTCCTCGGCCGAATGCCGAGATGTCGAAGGCGCCTCGTCAGCAGCAGGGCGCGGGATTCGAAGGGCCGCGCACGGCAGCGGGCTCCTCCTCCGCGCGAGAGCCTCGGGCACGTGGGATGGAAGGGCAGTTGGAGCCCTCGGCACGGGGCCGCGCGTTGGGAACCGACTCGGTCGCGCCGCCTCCGGGCTATGTGCAGATGCCTTCGTGGCGGTCGAGCGAGCCCGCTCCGGCCGCGCCTCGGGCGAAGGACGCTGATCCGCGTTCGGGCGCTTCCTCGGCCCGGGGCGATGGCCAGTCCTATGGCGCGCACGCGGGCCTGACACGACCTGCTGCCAGTCCTCCCGCACGAGGTGGCGAGCCTCGCCCCGCTGGACGCGGCGCACGCCAGGCTTCGCTCGACACCGGTCCCGAATCCAAGGCCCCGGCCAAGGCCCGCAAGGAACAGAAAAAGAAGAAGCGCGCCGTGGCGGCGGAGGCGTCGCGCTCCGAGGCGAAGCTCCTGTCCATCGCGCCTCGCTCCGGCCCGCTGTCCTCTCCGCTGAAGACCCTCGGCAAGCGCCTGGGGCCTCGGCTCATCTCGGCGCTGGACAAGAAGGGGCTGCGCCGGATGGGCGACATCCTCTTCCTCCTGCCGCGCTGCTACGAGGACCGCAGGCGTCTGCTCACCATCGCGGAGCTCGAGCCCGGCGAGCGCGGCGTCACCGTGGGCATGGTCAAGGTCGCGGACTTCGTCCCCGGCAAGCAGGGCCGGCGGATGTTCCGCGCGGTGGTGGGGGACAGCTCGGGCAGCATCGCCGCGACGTACTTCAACGCGGGCCCCTGGCTGAAGAGCCGCTTCACGGTGGGCAAGCGCCTGGTCCTCTCCGGCGAGGTGCGCGCGACGATGAGTGGCCGGGAGATGGCCCACCCTGAAATCGAGCCGGCCGAGGACCTGGACTCCGCCACCTCCGTCCACTTCAACCGCATCGTCCCCGTCTACCCCGGCTTCGAACGAGGCGAGCAGCGCTCCTTCCGCGAGCTGGCTTCCCGCGTCGGCGAACAGTACGCGCACGCCCTCGAGGACCCACTCCCTCCAGAGCTCCGCCGTCGCCTCGAGTTGATGGGGCTGCCGGACGCGCTGCGCTTCATCCACTTCCCACCCGAGGACGCGGACCTGGAGGCGCTCGATGCGCACCAGAGCCCCGCGCATCGCCGGCTCGCGTTCGACGAGCTGTTCTTCCTCCAGCTGGGCATGGCGCTCAAGCGTCAGGGCATCAAGGCGGAGCAGGGCATCAGCTTCGACGTGTCACCCGCGTTCCTCGAGAAGGCGCGCACCGCGCTTCCCTTCCAGCTCACGGGCGCCCAGGCCCGAGTCGTGGAAGAGCTCAGCCGGGACATGGCGCGCGCCGAGCCGATGAACCGGCTGGTGCAAGGAGACGTGGGCAGCGGCAAGACGGCGGTGGCCATGGTCTCCGCGCTCGTCGCGCTGCAGAACGGCTACCAGGTCGCGGTGATGGCCCCCACGGAGATCCTGGCGGAGCAGCACGAGCGCAACTTCCGCAAGGTCCTGGGCCCGCTCGGCTTCCAGGTGGGCCTGGTGAGCGCGTCCGGCACCGCGAAGGCCAAGCGCCAGGTGCGCGACGCCGTGGCTCGGGGCGATATCCACCTCGCGGTGGGCACGCACGCCCTCATCCAGCAGGAGATTGCCTTCGACCGGTTGGGGCTCGTGGTCATCGATGAGCAGCACCGCTTCGGCGTGCTCCAGCGTCACACGCTGATGAGCAAGGGGCTCAAGCCGGACGTGCTGGTGATGACGGCCACGCCGATTCCTCGCACGTTGGCGATGACGCTGTACGGAGACCTGGACCTCTCCATCATCGACCAGCTCCCGCCGGGCCGGACGCCCATCAACACGCGTGTCTTCAACGACAAGCAGCGCGCCCGCGTCTACGAGTCCATCGCCGCGGAGCTGGCCAAGGGGCATCAGGCCTACGTGGTGTACCCGCTGGTGGAGGAGTCGGAGAAGCTGGACCTCGAGGACGCGACGCGCGGCGTGGAGAAGCTGAGCAAGGTCTTCCCCGAGGCGCGCGTCGGCCTGCTTCACGGGCGGATGAAGGCGGAGGAGAAGGACGCGGTGATGGAGGAGTTCCGCGAGAAGCGCATCCAGGTCCTCGTGTGCACCACCGTCGTGGAGGTCGGCGTGGACGTGCCCAACGCCTCGGTGATGGTGGTGGAGTCGGCGGAGCGCTTCGGCCTCTCGCAGCTCCACCAGCTCCGTGGCCGCGTGGGCCGTGGCGCGGCGGCCAGTCATTGCTACCTCGTCGCCGGGAGCGCGCGCTCCTGGGAGTCCGCCGAGCGTCTCGCGGTGATGGAGCAGAGCAGCGACGGCTTCGTCATCGCCGAGAAGGACCTGGAGATTCGAGGGCCCGGAGAGTTCCTGGGGACGCGGCAGAGCGGCCTGCCCGAGCTGGCGGTGGCGAACCTCGCGCGCGATGGAGACCTCCTCTCAATGGCCCAGGCGGAGGCCCGGCGTATCCTCGCGAGGGACCCGGAGATGAAGTCCCCCGAGCACCTCGCGCTGGTGAAGGCGCTGGAGGAGCGGTGGGAAGGCCGGCTCGCGCTCGCGCAAGTGGGCTAG
- the greA gene encoding transcription elongation factor GreA has product MASGSDNIPMTPSGLRKLKSELKHLQSVERGKISREIEVARAHGDLRENAEYHAAKEKQSHIEGRILDLNDWIARAEVIDPSKLGGDKVIFGATVDLLDTETDKPVSYRIVGELEADLKKRWIAVTSPVARALIGKRVGDVATVQSPGGVRELEIQEIRFEDPEPEAVPGEG; this is encoded by the coding sequence ATGGCTAGCGGGAGCGACAACATCCCGATGACCCCCTCCGGGCTGCGCAAGCTCAAGTCCGAGCTGAAGCACCTGCAGTCCGTCGAGCGGGGGAAGATCTCGCGGGAGATCGAGGTCGCCCGGGCTCACGGGGACCTCCGCGAGAACGCCGAGTATCACGCGGCGAAAGAGAAGCAGTCGCACATCGAAGGGCGCATCCTGGACTTGAATGACTGGATTGCTCGCGCCGAGGTCATCGACCCCAGCAAGCTGGGCGGTGACAAGGTGATTTTCGGGGCGACGGTGGACCTCTTGGACACGGAGACGGACAAGCCCGTCTCGTACCGCATCGTCGGTGAGTTGGAGGCGGACCTGAAGAAGCGGTGGATCGCCGTCACCTCTCCGGTGGCTCGGGCGTTGATTGGCAAGCGCGTGGGGGATGTCGCCACGGTGCAGAGCCCGGGCGGTGTGCGCGAGCTGGAGATCCAGGAGATCCGCTTCGAGGACCCTGAACCCGAAGCCGTCCCCGGCGAGGGCTGA
- a CDS encoding FHA domain-containing protein, whose product MLSVQELRALAASLSAKDFERQLGPFALIQRPPSEASAAVLAPTRMADPEDISLGMMSLLFEFEHLRVATLPPLHATDRLRIGRRMDCDLVIDDASVSKLHAELRWSEADHRCTVQDLGSTNGTFLNAGTLGQREATLRDGDILSFGNVQYWYLESKTLHERLRAGEATGLGSRSG is encoded by the coding sequence GTGCTGTCCGTCCAGGAACTGCGTGCCCTCGCCGCGTCTCTGTCCGCCAAGGACTTCGAGCGGCAATTGGGGCCCTTCGCCCTCATCCAGCGTCCCCCCTCGGAGGCCTCGGCCGCGGTGCTCGCGCCCACCCGCATGGCGGACCCGGAGGACATCAGCCTGGGCATGATGTCGCTCCTGTTTGAATTCGAACACCTGCGCGTCGCCACCCTCCCGCCCCTCCACGCGACGGACCGCCTGCGCATCGGCCGGCGCATGGACTGCGACCTGGTCATCGACGACGCGTCCGTCTCCAAGCTGCACGCCGAGCTGCGCTGGAGCGAGGCCGACCACCGCTGCACCGTGCAGGACCTGGGCTCCACCAACGGCACCTTCCTCAACGCCGGCACCCTGGGACAGCGCGAGGCCACGCTGCGCGACGGCGACATCCTCAGCTTCGGAAACGTCCAGTACTGGTACCTGGAATCGAAGACGCTGCATGAGCGCCTGCGAGCGGGCGAGGCCACCGGCCTGGGCTCGCGCAGCGGCTAG
- a CDS encoding MGMT family protein codes for MTQQSPRDERDYFERIYTAVEQVPWGKVATYGDIATLVGDGCDARVVGHALGALGARSATVPWQRIINRTGGISLTGHGQRERLEEEGVAFDERGNARMDAHHWSGPSEEWARANGFQTLPRTAEKPASAQLQLF; via the coding sequence ATGACGCAGCAGAGCCCTCGCGACGAGCGCGACTACTTCGAACGCATCTACACCGCCGTCGAGCAGGTGCCCTGGGGCAAGGTGGCCACCTACGGCGACATCGCGACCCTCGTCGGAGACGGCTGTGATGCCCGCGTCGTGGGTCATGCGCTCGGCGCCCTGGGCGCTCGCTCCGCCACCGTGCCGTGGCAGCGCATCATCAACCGCACGGGCGGCATCAGCCTCACCGGGCATGGGCAGCGCGAGCGGCTCGAAGAGGAAGGCGTGGCCTTCGACGAGCGCGGCAACGCGCGGATGGACGCGCACCACTGGAGCGGCCCCAGCGAGGAGTGGGCTCGCGCGAATGGCTTCCAGACGCTGCCGCGCACCGCCGAGAAACCGGCCTCCGCGCAGCTTCAGCTGTTCTGA
- a CDS encoding M15 family metallopeptidase: MSLALFRWSVVLLLCLFTSAAVAGEVRTRKNKAKAPRLVSLPGGHQLHRDTATAYQRMAQDAAKHGIVLTVTSGYRSPHEQRWLYEQYRQGSGNKAARPGQSKHQLGIAVDLIVGKRTSKRYRWLKANACRFGFRRTVRSEPWHWEYHPRSTFPPVAGFDCLGRKTRPPEPPTPVATQDPS, encoded by the coding sequence ATGTCGCTCGCGCTATTCCGCTGGAGTGTCGTCCTGTTGCTGTGCCTGTTCACCTCGGCCGCCGTCGCGGGGGAGGTGCGCACGCGGAAGAACAAGGCGAAGGCCCCCAGGCTCGTGAGCCTCCCGGGAGGGCACCAGCTCCACCGAGACACCGCGACGGCGTACCAGCGCATGGCCCAGGATGCGGCGAAGCACGGCATCGTGTTGACAGTCACGAGCGGCTACCGCTCCCCGCATGAGCAGCGGTGGCTCTACGAGCAGTACCGGCAAGGCAGCGGCAACAAGGCGGCGCGGCCCGGCCAGTCGAAACACCAGCTGGGCATCGCGGTGGACCTCATCGTGGGCAAGCGCACGTCGAAGCGCTACCGATGGCTCAAGGCCAATGCCTGTCGCTTCGGCTTCCGCCGCACGGTGCGCTCGGAGCCGTGGCATTGGGAGTACCACCCTCGGAGCACCTTCCCTCCCGTGGCCGGCTTCGACTGCCTGGGCCGCAAGACGCGCCCGCCCGAGCCCCCCACGCCCGTGGCCACCCAGGACCCGAGCTGA
- a CDS encoding TIGR04222 domain-containing membrane protein — protein MNPLDWSGPQFLRVYVAMFVVAVVTGIALRRLLRGPGGRTGREHQALDPYDVALLSGPKEVVHTALARLLHEGVIRMDGTNIELTGKRPTLRSPVERATYGAVSGQSLRLAELHARAEPAIEQLKEPLIQQGLLVDAPRARLARWLPPLLGVVLLVVGLAKILVGLSRDKPVGILFLFSIFSFIAVYLFSRKTWRTRLGDEVLWVLRTEQQALRLTARSAKSPEVMNSHDLALAVALFGLGVVPLTDFELLRRQIAPEVSSGGDSSSSSGGCGGGSSGCAGGSSDSGGSCSSSSSCGSSGCGGCGGGGD, from the coding sequence ATGAATCCATTGGATTGGTCAGGTCCGCAGTTCCTCAGGGTGTACGTCGCGATGTTCGTGGTGGCCGTGGTCACGGGCATCGCGCTTCGCCGCCTGCTGCGGGGCCCCGGCGGACGGACGGGACGCGAGCACCAGGCGCTCGACCCGTACGACGTCGCGCTGTTGTCGGGTCCGAAGGAAGTCGTCCACACCGCCCTCGCCCGGCTCCTGCACGAGGGCGTGATTCGCATGGACGGCACGAACATCGAGCTCACCGGAAAGCGTCCCACCCTCCGCTCGCCCGTCGAGCGCGCCACCTACGGCGCGGTCTCGGGTCAGTCCCTGCGCCTCGCGGAGCTGCATGCCCGAGCAGAGCCCGCCATCGAGCAGCTCAAGGAGCCGCTCATCCAACAGGGCTTGCTGGTCGACGCCCCTCGGGCACGACTCGCCCGGTGGCTGCCTCCGCTCCTCGGCGTCGTGCTGCTGGTGGTGGGGCTGGCCAAGATCCTCGTGGGCCTGTCGCGCGACAAGCCCGTGGGCATCCTGTTCCTGTTCAGCATCTTCAGCTTCATCGCCGTCTACCTGTTCTCCCGGAAGACCTGGCGCACCCGCCTGGGTGATGAGGTCCTGTGGGTCCTGCGGACGGAGCAACAGGCCCTGCGACTCACCGCGCGCAGCGCGAAGTCTCCCGAGGTGATGAACAGCCACGACCTGGCGCTCGCGGTGGCCCTCTTCGGTCTCGGGGTGGTCCCCCTGACCGACTTCGAGCTGTTGCGCCGGCAGATCGCCCCCGAGGTCTCCAGCGGAGGAGACTCCAGCTCCAGCAGCGGCGGCTGTGGTGGAGGGAGCAGCGGCTGCGCGGGCGGCAGCAGCGACAGCGGCGGGAGCTGCAGCAGCAGTAGCAGCTGTGGGAGCAGCGGCTGCGGCGGTTGTGGCGGAGGTGGTGATTGA
- a CDS encoding DUF692 domain-containing protein has product MSGVSLQGVGIGWRRELALFIDRMPSPGFVEVLAEHLPPTGPIPVPLVQLRKRGVPLVLHSVSLGLGAAEPLSSERLSWLARLAERLGAVCISEHLAFVRAGGIEAGHLLPIPRTTDALEVLAENVSRAQAALPVPLALENVASLFEWPDAAFTEAEFLREVLARTSASLLLDVANLHAHALNHGTDADAVLASVPRERLAYVHVAGGVQHGGLYHDTHAHPVPTGPLSLLERLARRLGPVPVMLERDDRFPSETELSAELAEMSLAMKRGVTRERAEAHG; this is encoded by the coding sequence TTGAGCGGGGTCTCGCTCCAGGGCGTGGGCATCGGCTGGCGACGGGAGCTGGCGCTGTTCATCGACCGGATGCCTTCCCCCGGCTTCGTGGAGGTCCTCGCCGAGCACCTTCCTCCCACGGGCCCCATCCCCGTGCCGCTGGTGCAGCTTCGCAAGCGCGGTGTCCCCCTGGTGTTGCATTCCGTCTCCCTGGGCCTCGGCGCCGCGGAGCCGCTGTCCTCCGAGCGGCTGTCCTGGCTCGCGCGACTGGCGGAGCGGCTGGGCGCGGTCTGCATCAGCGAGCACCTGGCCTTTGTCCGCGCGGGAGGCATTGAGGCTGGCCATCTGCTGCCAATCCCTCGCACCACGGATGCGCTGGAGGTGTTGGCGGAGAATGTATCGCGAGCCCAAGCCGCGCTGCCCGTCCCGCTCGCGCTGGAGAACGTGGCCTCGCTGTTCGAGTGGCCCGACGCGGCCTTCACCGAAGCGGAGTTCCTGCGCGAGGTGCTCGCGCGAACCAGCGCCTCCCTGCTGCTCGATGTCGCGAACCTCCACGCCCACGCGCTCAACCACGGCACGGACGCGGACGCGGTCCTGGCATCGGTGCCTCGTGAGCGACTGGCCTATGTGCATGTGGCCGGTGGCGTCCAACACGGCGGCCTGTATCACGACACCCACGCGCACCCCGTGCCCACGGGGCCGCTGTCCCTGCTGGAGCGATTGGCGCGGAGGCTCGGCCCGGTGCCGGTGATGCTCGAACGGGATGACCGCTTCCCCTCCGAGACGGAGCTGTCCGCGGAGCTCGCGGAGATGTCCCTCGCGATGAAGCGCGGTGTCACACGCGAGCGCGCGGAGGCTCACGGATGA